One Arachis hypogaea cultivar Tifrunner chromosome 2, arahy.Tifrunner.gnm2.J5K5, whole genome shotgun sequence genomic window, ttgtttttgtgGAATTTCGGTTCAGTGATCACATAGCTCTTCTAAAGGCATTTGAAGGATGGAAGGAGGCAAAACGTAGTGGGAATGAGAAGCAGTTTTGTTGGGACAATTTTCTATCCTCAATAACCTTGCGGTTGATTGATGATATGAGATTACAGTTTCTCAATTTATTATCTGACATTGGATTTGTTGACAAGTCCAGGGGTCCTAATGTAAGCTCTTGGTCCTAActtacatttattttttattaaacaacTACTACCCATTTTCCCCCCAATTTTGCTTTCCTCTGTTCCGAATACACTTTAATTAGAAGTTTTCCATCAACTAATTTGTCAGTTAAGTTCTGATATGGTAGTAATCAAACATTAATACATGATGCATGTGCATGCAGGCCTACAACCAGTACAGTCATGATTTGGAGATGGTTGGAGAAAACTCGATATCGCATTAAGGCAGAATTTGACAACTTTGAGGGGAACTCAAGGAGGAGAAGGAAGCAATAGGATTCTAAGAAGGATCTGATGACTGAATTGTTTGAGGCATGTATACTTGACCTATCTGACTGTGTACTCATAACTTCAATGATATGACAGATTACTTTGATGTAcactctctaaaatatttttgagaCGCATTATCATGatatttgtgtgtgtgtgtgtgtgttgtggTGGGGTAATGGCATTGGTTCTGGATTGTTTAGACAAAAGGTCCCTCTTGTGCACAGTTAAATATAATTCTATTAATTTCCTCTTCTGTCTATGTAATTTGTCTCCTTCTCTCTCCTAATTTAATCTTTTCTCCCAAAAGAAATAATGTAGATATCTTGAGAGTTAGTGTTCTAAACTTCTTAGCTCATTAATAATTTTTGTGTTCTCTTGCTATTAGTGATAAGAATTATATTTGTTACTTCTTTCTGATAATAATTGGCTCATTCCTTGCCCTTTTACTATGTAGATATAATATAATGCTTATACATATCTTTGTTCTTACAGGGTATTGATGTAGATACTCATTACAAAAATTATAGCGTAGGTGTTAGAAAATCTCTTGATGCTTAGGTTCACAGATTGATTTGGGTCTGGTATGTATTGCTCATTTCTTAATCTACTCATGAATCtgttttttattagttaaatgtGCCAGctgaagtactcacagagcacatccaagagactgtgccatggtgcatgctttttgccgatgatatcgtccttatgggagagtcaagggaagacctaaataagaagttggaattatggagagaagctctagaagtgtatggtctgcgcataagccgtaacaagacggaatatatagaatgtaaattcagtctgagaagggaaaactccaatatagaggtgaagattggagaaaacatcctacgaaaagttaaaagttttaagtatcttgggtgcatcatacaggataatggagagattgaacaggatgtaaatcataggatccaagcaggttggtcaaaatggcggagtgcatctggttttatatgcgacaaaaaagtgcctttaaaacttaaaggtaaattctatcgcaccgctataagaccggctatgctgtatggtacggagtgttgggcggctaaagggaagcacgaacataagctgagtgtggcagagatgaagatgttgaaatggatgagtggtcatacgcgattggataaaataaggaatgaagatataagggagagagttggagtagcacccattgtggaaaagatggttgaatcgcgtctcaggtggtttggacatgtgggaagaagaccgatagaacatccagtcaggagggtggatgagatggaagatggacaaagagcgaaagaagacctaagaagaccatccgtgaggtggtcaaacgagatctacatgtaaacggtctctctgtagacatgatacatgatagagcacaatggcgtcgtttgattcatgtagccgaccccacttagtgggacaatgctttgttgttattgttgttattgtaaaTGTGCCAGCTGAAGGACATATCTCTTTTCATCTTTTTATTACTCTAAGAAACTTAGTAGAAATTTGTCTGGTCAAGATGCTTCTGAAGTTATGTTTTACAGTGAGAGCATTGTTTACTGGGACTAATTCAGGGAATAAAATTTATAGATAATTAACAGATATTAACTGCAGTTGACTGACATTCTCATTTGTACACTCCTTGCTGTCAATGGATTGCGCATTCTATGTTCTCTATTGCAACAGTTGCTTTGTTTATTACAATCTCCTTTCTCATGTAGTTATTTACTTTTATTATAATGTACTAAGCTCATTAGTTCCGTTGCCACAAATTCTACTCGTGATTCTTTAATTTTCATGCCACCTCAAACTCCAGTTAAAGAGTGCTTATTCATTTTAATTGCTATGTTTCAGGTAGAAGCAACAATTGAATATATCTGTCGTAAAGAAGGTGACGGAGCAATTCTTGTATTTCTTACTGGCTGGGATGAGATCTCTAAGCTACTTGACAAACTTTAAAGTTAAGAACTTGCTTGGTGATTCTAACAAGTTTTTTATCGTTCCTCTGCATGGCTCAATGCCTACTGTCAACCAACGTGAAATATTTGACCGTCCTCCCCCTAACAAGAGGTAAGCTCATCTCTTTTGCTAATTTCGTCATAGGCAGGTATCTGTTCTGGATATATTTTTTTAGACAAGTTTTCAACAAAGGACGACACTAGTGTGCAGCATTAATATGAACAAATGAGAGAACGAAGAAGCTGAAACTCAACTAGAATGTTATGTTAGACTTTGGGAAAATTGGTAAATTGcaacttgttagtcaagtttaattgctttcctttcaaaaattttcgtgCATAGGTTTTTAAATTCCTAATCCCTTGAACCTATATATATCTTAACActgctttattatttaaaaattctcaagatttttttttaaacaacctcttaaacaataattaaaaaaagttaattttaattttaaaatttaaatcaaaatttaaattaattagatataatccttactttgaatttgattttcaatacCTTTCCTCCCACATCCGCGCAGCGCCCCACCACTGTTCCCCACAACCCCTCGCCTCTCTCGGGCCACCCCACTTGTTCTGGCTTTCTCGTGCGTCTGCGGCCACCGCTTCGTTGCGCCTCCCCAACTGCAACCCAGACTCAGTTGCGCCTCCAACCTAACATTTTATCCGTCATCTTCCGATGGATTGGATGGATTTGCCTCTGGAACTGTCGGAATTAATTTTCCAAAGGCTATCTTTGGATGATGCCATGAATTGTCGTGCCACATGCCGCTCTTGGCGAAAGGCTGCTGACGCCATATTTTCATCTCAGCTTCCATTGATGCTCTCTCTTTCAACACCATCTGCATCTCCATACACCTGGCCATGGATCTTAAAATCAGATAACAACAACTTTGGAAGCTTATCCGCCCCATGGAGCAACCATGATTCCACTGTGCTCACTGAAACATGGCCGCAAGGAATCAACCGTACCGATAACAGGGTTCACTCGGTGCAGGGTTGGTTGATGTTCAATATATTTCATTATGTGAGCGACAAGAGCCAAACTTTCTCTGAGCTCTTATTCTTCAACCCGTTTTCTCGTGACAGTTTCAAGCTTCCAAAGCTGTTCTTGTTTTCTGGAAGGCCGTGCTATCATCAAGTTCGTGTTGCATTCAATTCTGCACCACCGGGGTCTGAGGAGTTCGTTGTTGCTTTCTTGTGTGTGTTTAGCTATCAAGAAAATGTGTTAATGAGACCAGAACATATGAAGCAAAAGCTAGCTTTTATCAAATTCAAGCAAGGATCATGGATTGAATTGGAATCCATTAAAACCGCTGAAATCTTCTATGATATTGAAGTTCATGGTGATAATAAATTGTATGGTCTTACCGTCAAACATAAAACAAGTGTTGTGTTCGTGTTTACCCTCGGAGATAATTATCGTGATGATCATATCATTGAACGATTGGTTATGCTAAATACCATAGAAGATATTCCTGTTGGaagatttaatttttgtcatACATCCTTCAAACGAAGGCATCAGATGGTAATGGACACTAGCACAGGGGAGTTGTTGCTAGTTCGTCATGATAGATGGGATGTTCTAAGTAGATACaacaaacaacaaacaacaacaaagccttgtcccactaagtggggtcggctacatgaatcaaacgacgccattgtgctctatcatgtatcatgtctacagagagaccgtttacatgtagatctcgtttgaccacctcatggatggtcttcttaggtcttcctctgcctttcgccctttgtccatcttccatctcatccaccctcctgactggatgttctatcggtcttcttctcacatgtccaaaccacctgagacgcgattcaaccatcttttccacaattggTGCTACTCCAaatctctcccttatatcttcattccttattttatccaatcgcgtatgaccactcatctatctcaacatcttcatctctgccacactcagcttatgttcgtgctcccctttagccgcccaacactccgtaccatacagcatagccggtcttatagcggtgcgatagaatttacctttaagttttaaaggcacttttttgtcgcatataaaaccagatgcactccgccattttgaccaacctgcttggatcctatgatttacatcctgttcaatttctccattatcctgtataatgcacccaagatacttaaaacttttaactttttgtaggatGTTCTAAGTAGATGTTATGATTTAATTTGTACCAGGGGATTTCGTGTTTTTAAGTTGGACAGAAGCATTCTTAGATGGTGTGAGGTTTTTGACATTGGTGATCGCTTCTTGTTCTGGGATTATACTAAGGTGAGTCTTGTGTCTGCTAAAGGGCTCAGACTTGCAGAACGGTTTAAGAGGGGTAACTGCATCTTTTTCTGCCATGCAAATACTCATAGGGAGTGGAAATCTCCAATACCAGATATTCAAGATCAATTTCGATTTAAAGAACATGATATTGGTGTATTCTTCTTGGCCGATAGAACTATTAGCCATTTTTCAATTAGTTCTTCTTTGCCATTTTCGCTTTTAAACATGTGGTTCGGTCCTGCTCCTTAGTTTGTATTTTCATTTTGAGAGTTGAGGAATACTACTCATCtcatcatcaaaatttattattttttgttatcaattagttattaatattaaacGTATGTGTTAAAATATAGGAGAGTGCTAGATAAACAATGATtattttgaacaatatgaacaaccaccaatcaaataaaaacacactgCACCTCCAAATTACTCATgtaaatctttattttaaaattttatcgaaaataaaaacaaaaaaaatatacttttttttataaaattctaaaaatatagcATTCAAGACGaaacaaaatatgaaaatacAACTAAACGCAATATAAAACCCTTCATTCTTATTATTCTTTGTTTTGAGGACAATTTGTGGTATGGTTTTAATTTTGACATAGCataatgtttatttattttgatttattcttACATTTATATTGACAACTAAATAAATTAGTCACCACATATCTATCTGAACAATACAACTTTTAATGCGTTGCAATCTGAATGTAAATACACAAATTGTATTCCAacaaatttatggtttgaatgcaactaAGCCACCAACCTTACATATATGTGAACACATAAAATCAGATACATTTTAACATCATTAAAACGATGAGTACCATCAAATGTGATAAATTAGtctctaaatttatcaaatgttGTTAACAAAGATAAATTTAAAGACTAATACAAATTACAATTATAAATTTAAGAGTCAAATTTGTGCCAATTGAAAATTTATAAATGAATTTAaattcaacatcaaattttagaGTCTATAAATTAAGGATTAACTTGAACATTTAACATTGATTGTAGATGCCTGTTCATGCCTTGCACTTCTCTTATGTAGTGATAGTGTTTGTTTAGTTGGTTAGTCCCAAGAGTTGGTTGtatttatgatttttaattatttactagATATAGACATAAAAAACATAATAGCTCCCAATATTACACTCTTATATAAATTACATATATGTTGATTTTGTACAAACTTttataataatacatgaaaaagTTTTACCATCgtgtaatttttttcaaaataaagatatcaaaggCAGTTAGCCAGTTTTAATTGGATTAAagctttaaaatttttatattcaaaatttaaccAGTTTTTCTCTAACTTCTTATAGAATAGAACGGCCTACTTATATGACAGGCATTAAGGCATACCACCAGAATAGATATTATTGactaaaatatttaaagtaaaacGAAATTGTTATATAAGTTCGCAACTATACcggataaatttaaaataaaactttttaaaattgatttgatttgatttaaactgaaaataaattattgTGTTTACTGTTtagaattaataatataaaattgtataaattaatataataatttaattttatattatttaccaCACAGTTTTTTAttactaatattatttttttatattaatatctaaaatgtaaaaataattttttacgttTTAACACGTCAAATCATTTTAATTCTaaccaaattttatttaaaaaaattaagtaatttaaatttaattataatcttAATTCatgaaatttataaattaattcaatttttattttaaaattaaatcaatttgaATTCAATTGTATTTTAAACATATCTTTAAATAACTTAACatgtttgtttaaaaataaaagctCACTTACAATGGTAAAACATATATTTAAAACTCATTTTGAGAGGTAAATCACCTTGATTAAATCATTAATATAACATTTTATCCATCATCTTCCGTGGGTTGGATGGATTTGCCTTTGGAATTGTTGGAATTAATTTTCCAAATGCTATGTTTGGATGATGCCATGAATTGTCGTGCCACATGCCGCTCCTGGCGAAAGGCCGCTGACGCCATATTTTCATCTCAGCTTCCATTGATGCTCTCTCTTTCAACACCATCTACATCTTCATACATCTGGCCATGGATCTTAAAATCAGATAACAACTTCTTTGGAAGCTTATCCGCCCCATGGAGTAACCATGATTCCACTGTGCTGACTGAAAAATGGCCGCATGGAATCAACCGTAGCGATAATAGGGTTCAGTCGGTGCAGGGTTGGTTGATGTTCAATATATTTCATTATGAGTGGGCCACGGGCCAAAGTTTCTCTAAGCTTTCATTCTTCAACCCGTTTTCTCGAGCCAGATTCAGGCTTCCAAAACTGTTCTTGTTTTCTAGAGAGCCGTGTTATTATCAAGTTCGTGTTGCATTCAATTCGGCACCACCGGGGTCTGAGGAGTTCGTTGTTGCTTTCTTGTTTGTGTTTAGCTATCAAGAAAATAAGAAGCAAAGGCTAGCTTTTATCAAATTGAAGCAAGGATCATGGATTGAATCCATTGAAACCGATGAAATCTTTTATGATATTCAAGTTGATGACGATAATAAACTGTATGGTCTTACCTTCAAACATGGAACAAGCGTTGTGTTCGTGTTTACCCTGGGAGATAATCATCGCGATGATCATGTCGTTGAACGATTGGTTATGCTAAATACCATACAAGATACAGATGCTGTTGGCAGATTTATTTTCTCTTATGCATCCTTCAAACGAAGTCATCAGATGGTAATGGACACTAGCACCGGGGAGCTGTTAATAGTTCGTCATGATTTAAATGCATCAGTTCGAAATGGATGTTATGACTCAATTCGTATAAAAGGGTTCAGTGTTTTTAAGTTGGACAGAAGCAATCTTAGATGGTGTGAGGTTTTTGATATTGGTGATCGTTTCTTGTTCTGGGATTTCACAAATGTGAGTCTTGTATCTGCTAAGGGACTCAGACTTGCAGAACAGTTTAAGAGCAGTAATTGCATCTTCTTCTGCCATGCAAGTACTAGCCAGGAGTGTCCAGGTAGTCAAATTCAAGAACATGATATGGGAGTTTTTTTTCTTGGCTGATAAAACTATTAGTCGTTTTTCAATTAGTTCTTCTTTGCCGTGTTCACTTCTGAACATGTGGTTTAATGCTGCTCCTTAATAGAAAAATCTagtttgttttttcatttttcattttttatttttatttttagtatttttaactttttaaaattgtaccgagaataaaaatagaaaatagaataattttattgtttttatcttttttttttattctaaaaataaaacattcaagatgaaaaacaaaaaatgaaaatactACTAAATCCAAACAAATTATttattcttcttattattatttttatcaaaaataggGAGATTCCAACCTCAGTTTCTTAACTGAGAATGAaaaaactatgtcatttgagttataactctttagctttattattcttattattcttGTTATCATGACAATGCAATTTGTGGTTTGATCTTAATTTTAACATAGcataatgtttatttatcttgattTGTTCTTGCATCTATATCAAAAAAGCTATTAGTACACCAAAATTTGTTACTAAAATTTTATACTCGTACTAACGTTggtagttaattttagtatatacataGCATAATTCCATCTATATTGGTAACTAATATGAAGAAGTTAGCCACTACATTTTCATGTGAGCACTGCCTCTAACTTGCCATAACATGTATGTGAATACACAAATTGCATCTATAATAAATCTATAACTGTAATGCAACTAAGCCACCAACCATACTATATGCAAATACACAAGTTTTAACTTTTTACCTAACATATAACACTTTTAATATGATCCTTGTTCATTTGACCATGTATTACACTCCTCAAAAATTCACCATACAACCTTAGCTTATTTGATTAAATCCTGAACATTTTTGACAAATAATCCCTTCTTCAAACTTCTATCACTTGTAGGAAGTCACAATTTGATCATCTTGTGtccaaattaatttaatttttttcacactAGTATGATAGTTCACTTGTTTACCATAAATTAAGGATAATACAATTTACAATTTAGGTACTTCTTTCTAACATATTTTCACCATTGTTGTGGTAATTAAGGACAATGTGATGTGCggaataaaaattaacaaaaaaaattagaacgtTAAGCAAATGTAGGATTTGAATCTAGACTTGTGTATGCAGCCATTCACTTATTAACCAACAATAAACTTTACTTATTAACCATCAATAAACTCTTAAATATAGTTACTTCCAATATTGCACTCCGAGATAAACTACATATATGCTGATTTGGTAAAAGCTTTTTTAAATgatttaacatatttaattaaaaaataaaaataaaaactcacaTACAATTGTGAAGTATATATTCGTCATGATAGATGGGATGTTCGAAGTAGATGTTATGATTTTATTTGTACCAAGGGGTTTCGTGTTTTTAAGTTGGACAGAAGCATTCTTAGATGGTGTGAGATTTTTGATATTGGTGATCGTTTCTTGTTCTAAAATTACGCCAAAGTGAGTCTTGTGTCTGCCAAGGGACTCAGACTTGCAGAACCATTTAAGCgagcaattgcatatttttctgCCATGCAAATACTCGTGATGAGGATATGGGTGTCTTCTTCTTAGCTGACAGAACCATTAGCCATTTTCCAATAAAGCTTAGTTTGTGTATTTTCATTTTGAGAGTTGAGAAATGCTACTcatcatcaaaatttattgtttttttttttatcatcaattagttattaatattaaacATGTGAGTTAAAGTATATtattggattactaaaataaaGTAATTAAGTTGATAACAAAAAGTAATtaccaaaaacaataaattctaataattttttaacattttctgtttagaatttttttattttagaattttatcaagaatgaaaataaaacaatatttttttttataaaattctaaagaTAAAGCGTTCAAGatgaaaacaaaaagtaaaaatacaACTAAACAGAATACAAAAACCTTCATTCTTATTATTCTTTGTAATAATGACAATTTGTGGTATGGTCTTAATTTTGACATAGCATaatgtttatttatattgatttattCTTGCATTTATATAGACAACTAAATAAATTAGTCACCACATATTTATCTGAAAAATACAAGTTTTAACTTGTTGCAATCTGAATGTAAATACACAGATTGTATGTCAACAAATTTATAGTTT contains:
- the LOC112720493 gene encoding DExH-box ATP-dependent RNA helicase DExH1-like; translated protein: MLLMGSIFQCLNPALTIAAALAYCNPFVLPINRKEEADATKRAFAGDSCSDHIALLKAFEGWKEAKRSGNEKQFCWDNFLSSITLRLIDDMRLQFLNLLSDIGFVDKSRGPNAYNQYSHDLEMVGENSISH